Proteins from one Mycteria americana isolate JAX WOST 10 ecotype Jacksonville Zoo and Gardens chromosome 1, USCA_MyAme_1.0, whole genome shotgun sequence genomic window:
- the LOC142412972 gene encoding natural killer cells antigen CD94-like isoform X2: MEDEEGYTALNLRPSASVITPGYSSSKKCSAFKAPASCVTVDRASASSSLWRPVAFAFLALCLVLLMGLVALLALFFQVSKDPEEGKKLQEMREALCSEGKEKNETKCALCPASWQNSGADNCFYISKEKKTWKQSQEFCSSRNSTLLVLKDKTKMDSQFYWVGLSYISERSGWYWEDGTAFSKEATNWVMLYDNSFCASLYARIIYARHSCSTKQFWICEKVAVHFT; encoded by the exons ATGGAGGATGAGGAAGGCTACACCGCTTTAAATTTACGACCCTCAGCTTCAGTTATTACTCCTGGATATTCAAGCAGCaaaaaatgttctgcatttaAGGCTCCAGCCAGTTGTGTTACAGTAGACA GAGCCTCTGCCTCATCTTCTTTATGGCGGCCAGTGGCCTTTGCTTTCCTCGCTTTGTGCCTGGTGCTGCTGATGGGGCTGGTAGCCCTGCTGGCATTGT TTTTTCAGGTTTCCAAGGAtcctgaggaaggaaagaagctgcAGGAAATGAGGGAAGCATTGTGTtctgaagggaaggagaaaaatg AAACAAAATGTGCTCTCTGTCCAGCAAGCTGGCAAAACAGTGGAGCTGATAACTGCTTCTACatttcaaaggagaagaaaacatggAAGCAAAGCCAGGAGTTCTGTTCCTCAAGAAACTCCACTCTTCTTGTgctaaaagacaaaacaaagatg GATTCACAGTTTTACTGGGTTGGATTATCATACATATCTGAAAGGAGCGGCTGGTACTGGGAGGATGGAACagctttttcaaaagaagcaaCAAATTG GGTTATGTTATATGACAACAGCTTCTGTGCCTCCTTATATGCACGGATTATTTATGCCAGACACTCCTGTTCAACAAAGCAATTCTGGATCTGTGAGAAAGTGGCTGTTCACTTCACCTGA
- the LOC142412972 gene encoding natural killer cells antigen CD94-like isoform X1: MEDEEGYTALNLRPSASVITPGYSSSKKCSAFKAPASCVTVDRASASSSLWRPVAFAFLALCLVLLMGLVALLALFFQVSKDPEEGKKLQEMREALCSEGKEKNETKCALCPASWQNSGADNCFYISKEKKTWKQSQEFCSSRNSTLLVLKDKTKMVSLPQDSQFYWVGLSYISERSGWYWEDGTAFSKEATNWVMLYDNSFCASLYARIIYARHSCSTKQFWICEKVAVHFT, encoded by the exons ATGGAGGATGAGGAAGGCTACACCGCTTTAAATTTACGACCCTCAGCTTCAGTTATTACTCCTGGATATTCAAGCAGCaaaaaatgttctgcatttaAGGCTCCAGCCAGTTGTGTTACAGTAGACA GAGCCTCTGCCTCATCTTCTTTATGGCGGCCAGTGGCCTTTGCTTTCCTCGCTTTGTGCCTGGTGCTGCTGATGGGGCTGGTAGCCCTGCTGGCATTGT TTTTTCAGGTTTCCAAGGAtcctgaggaaggaaagaagctgcAGGAAATGAGGGAAGCATTGTGTtctgaagggaaggagaaaaatg AAACAAAATGTGCTCTCTGTCCAGCAAGCTGGCAAAACAGTGGAGCTGATAACTGCTTCTACatttcaaaggagaagaaaacatggAAGCAAAGCCAGGAGTTCTGTTCCTCAAGAAACTCCACTCTTCTTGTgctaaaagacaaaacaaagatg GTTTCTCTGCCACAGGATTCACAGTTTTACTGGGTTGGATTATCATACATATCTGAAAGGAGCGGCTGGTACTGGGAGGATGGAACagctttttcaaaagaagcaaCAAATTG GGTTATGTTATATGACAACAGCTTCTGTGCCTCCTTATATGCACGGATTATTTATGCCAGACACTCCTGTTCAACAAAGCAATTCTGGATCTGTGAGAAAGTGGCTGTTCACTTCACCTGA
- the LOC142412972 gene encoding natural killer cells antigen CD94-like isoform X3 — MEDEEGYTALNLRPSASVITPGYSSSKKCSAFKAPASCVTVDIFQVSKDPEEGKKLQEMREALCSEGKEKNETKCALCPASWQNSGADNCFYISKEKKTWKQSQEFCSSRNSTLLVLKDKTKMVSLPQDSQFYWVGLSYISERSGWYWEDGTAFSKEATNWVMLYDNSFCASLYARIIYARHSCSTKQFWICEKVAVHFT; from the exons ATGGAGGATGAGGAAGGCTACACCGCTTTAAATTTACGACCCTCAGCTTCAGTTATTACTCCTGGATATTCAAGCAGCaaaaaatgttctgcatttaAGGCTCCAGCCAGTTGTGTTACAGTAGACA TTTTTCAGGTTTCCAAGGAtcctgaggaaggaaagaagctgcAGGAAATGAGGGAAGCATTGTGTtctgaagggaaggagaaaaatg AAACAAAATGTGCTCTCTGTCCAGCAAGCTGGCAAAACAGTGGAGCTGATAACTGCTTCTACatttcaaaggagaagaaaacatggAAGCAAAGCCAGGAGTTCTGTTCCTCAAGAAACTCCACTCTTCTTGTgctaaaagacaaaacaaagatg GTTTCTCTGCCACAGGATTCACAGTTTTACTGGGTTGGATTATCATACATATCTGAAAGGAGCGGCTGGTACTGGGAGGATGGAACagctttttcaaaagaagcaaCAAATTG GGTTATGTTATATGACAACAGCTTCTGTGCCTCCTTATATGCACGGATTATTTATGCCAGACACTCCTGTTCAACAAAGCAATTCTGGATCTGTGAGAAAGTGGCTGTTCACTTCACCTGA
- the LOC142404758 gene encoding C-type lectin domain family 12 member B-like: protein MTEEVTYANLKFENSHELDNITKPEDTKEKGPPTSSRSYWPVVLILFTLCLALLVVLVTLAVLFFQIRQDYRTQLRDLNMTKNELHANFSNTLQAIGNQLCLDGKKKLKTSGQNCVLCPANWKWEGGDTCYYHSKEQMSWEQSCRFCSSRNSTLLQIKEAAKLELVKTFPRKTYWLGLTFRAEQRAWYWADNTTLTEEQKSWAWYLNYPQTCGYFYHSNLRSTSCEEEFYYVCEKPAIQLQRGNNHQQEDWFVRSK from the exons ATGACAGAAGAAGTAACATATGCCaatctgaaatttgaaaacaGCCATGAGCTGGATAATATCACAAAGCCTGAAGATACTAAGGAAAAAG GGCCTCCCACTTCATCCCGCTCTTACTGGCCAGTAGTCCTGATTTTGTTCACGCTGTGCCTGGCattgctggtggtgctggtgacCCTGGCAGTTTTAT ttttccagaTTCGCCAGGACTACAGGACACAACTTAGAGACCTCAACATGACAAAGAATGAGCTGCATGCAAATTTCTCAAATACGCTGCAAGCAATAGGAAATCAGCTGTGCTTGGAcgggaaaaaaaaacttaaaactagTG gCCAGAACTGTGTACTCTGCCCTGCAAACTGGAAGTGGGAAGGTGGCGATACATGTTACTACCACTCCAAGGAACAGATGTCGTGGGAACAGAGTTGCCGGTTTTGTTCCTCACGAAACTCTACTCTTCTTCAGATAAAAGAGGCAGCGAAGCTG GAACTAGTAAAAACATTTCCTAGAAAAACATACTGGCTTGGATTAACATTTAGAGCTGAACAGAGAGCCTGGTATTGGGCAGACAACACAACTcttacagaagaacaaaagtcTTG ggCATGGTACCTAAACTACCCCCAAACCTGTGGATATTTTTATCATTCTAACCTAAGGAGCACATCATGTGAAGAAGAGTTTTACTATGTCTGTGAAAAGCCCGCCATCCAATTACAGCGAGGTAACAACCATCAGCAGGAGGACTGGTTTGTCAGATCAAAATGA